The Faecalibacter sp. LW9 genome has a segment encoding these proteins:
- the panD gene encoding aspartate 1-decarboxylase, with protein sequence MMIEVFHSKIHRVKVTDAKLNYIGSITIDEDLIDAANMVVGQKVQIVVQENGERFETYIIKGKRGSGEICLNGPAARRVQVGDTVIIITYAMMDYEEAKTYEPTVVFPNENNRLD encoded by the coding sequence ATGATGATAGAAGTTTTTCACTCTAAAATCCATAGAGTAAAAGTAACAGATGCAAAACTTAACTACATTGGTAGTATCACAATTGATGAAGATTTAATTGATGCTGCGAATATGGTAGTGGGACAAAAAGTACAAATTGTCGTTCAAGAAAATGGTGAACGTTTCGAAACGTACATTATCAAAGGAAAACGTGGTAGTGGAGAAATCTGCTTAAATGGACCTGCAGCTCGTCGTGTACAAGTTGGCGATACTGTAATCATCATTACTTATGCCATGATGGATTACGAAGAGGCTAAAACGTATGAGCCTACTGTGGTATTCCCGAACGAAAATAATCGTTTAGATTAA
- the radA gene encoding DNA repair protein RadA translates to MAKTKTTYYCQNCGTQTSQWMGQCKSCGEWNTIVEEIVDKGEEKKTWKEKGTKTEKTFALNIREVSPLGEIRISTKNQELDRVLGGGIVPGSVILVGGEPGVGKSTLMLQVALKLDTIKILYVSGEESVSQVKLRAERIGIESDQCFVLPETNTQKIFAHAKDIKPQLIVVDSVQTLQTPHVESSPGSISQIRETTFELIQYAKETNTPIILIGHITKEGVIAGPKILEHMVDVVLQFEGDRNHIYRILRANKNRFGSTAEIGIYEMQGAGLREVTNPSEVLITKKDELLSGNAIAATLEGVRPMLIEIQALVSTAVYGTPQSTATGFDSKRLNMLLAVLEKRAGFRLNMKDVFLNITGGIRVDDPAIDLAICAAILSSNEDSAVPDNCCFAGEVGLSGEIRAVNRVEQRIIEAEKLGFDVIFVSKYNKIKDTDHGIKIIRVSKVEDIYRTLFQ, encoded by the coding sequence ATGGCTAAAACAAAAACGACCTATTATTGTCAAAATTGCGGAACACAAACCTCCCAATGGATGGGACAATGTAAAAGTTGTGGTGAATGGAATACCATTGTAGAAGAAATTGTTGACAAAGGCGAAGAAAAGAAAACATGGAAAGAAAAAGGAACGAAAACAGAAAAAACGTTTGCTTTAAATATTCGTGAAGTAAGTCCTTTAGGCGAAATCCGAATCTCAACTAAGAATCAAGAATTAGATCGTGTTTTAGGTGGTGGTATTGTTCCTGGTTCTGTAATCCTAGTCGGTGGAGAACCTGGTGTTGGAAAATCGACATTGATGTTACAAGTCGCTTTAAAATTAGACACCATCAAAATTTTATATGTATCTGGTGAGGAATCGGTATCTCAAGTCAAACTACGTGCAGAGCGAATCGGAATTGAATCAGATCAATGTTTTGTATTACCCGAAACCAATACCCAGAAAATCTTTGCACACGCCAAGGATATAAAACCTCAACTCATTGTTGTCGATTCGGTACAAACTTTACAGACACCACACGTCGAATCTTCTCCTGGAAGTATTTCACAAATTCGTGAAACGACTTTTGAATTGATTCAATACGCGAAAGAAACCAATACGCCAATTATCTTAATTGGTCATATTACCAAAGAAGGTGTGATTGCTGGTCCTAAAATTTTAGAGCATATGGTAGATGTTGTCTTACAATTTGAAGGTGATCGCAACCATATTTATAGAATTTTACGCGCCAATAAAAACCGTTTTGGTTCGACAGCCGAAATCGGAATTTACGAAATGCAAGGTGCAGGATTACGCGAAGTGACTAATCCGTCTGAAGTTTTAATTACAAAGAAAGATGAATTATTAAGTGGAAATGCGATTGCCGCCACTTTAGAAGGAGTTCGCCCCATGTTAATTGAAATCCAAGCCTTGGTTTCTACAGCAGTCTATGGAACGCCACAAAGTACAGCAACGGGTTTTGATTCAAAACGCCTAAATATGTTATTGGCCGTTTTAGAAAAACGTGCGGGTTTCCGATTGAATATGAAAGATGTTTTCTTGAACATTACAGGTGGAATCCGTGTGGATGATCCTGCGATTGATTTAGCGATTTGTGCCGCTATTCTATCTTCCAACGAAGATTCTGCAGTTCCAGATAATTGTTGTTTTGCGGGCGAAGTAGGTTTAAGTGGAGAAATTAGGGCTGTAAATCGTGTGGAACAACGTATTATTGAAGCTGAAAAATTAGGATTTGATGTCATCTTTGTATCCAAATACAATAAAATAAAAGATACCGATCATGGCATTAAAATTATTCGTGTATCGAAAGTGGAGGATATTTACCGCACTTTATTCCAATAA
- a CDS encoding Ig-like domain-containing protein: MKKLVVASLLMAGIFSLNSCARKGSPSGGPKDIDPPVMVASFPDTMAVNVDPNFKEIRIDFNEYIQLKEYNKNVVISPPFEKAPVVTPLSMAAKELKIKLQEPLQPNTTYNINFGDAIQDYNEGNKLSNFSYVFSTGSYIDSLNVKGRISPGIDFELPKKTLVGLYKITEEYNDSVILKSKPYYISRADENGNFDLKYLSQGKYKIIAFEDVIENTKFDPAKEKVAFHNEIIDLKGNASVDLKLFKQKPNYRFSKAEQKGYGHIVFRTEGATQPVTVSILEREFQTAVIDAHPANDSINFWFNPKTEGFTNKSERISFEVKHGDKVDKATVLYSNPVKEYEFNFKTISNLKLAPTSPFEIAGSAPIASIDKSLINVFKDTVQIPFDVRINEKDKQIVEFLFEKNLGENFEINAYPNAFKDIFNTPNDTLVYQFKTGQREDFGNLKVRLQNLPEAPIFLQLIQKNQTYKVVQERTGTSREFEFPNLTPGEYYLRVLIDSNNNGAWDSGNVLDQIQPEPVYIYPDKILIRAMWDSDETWIIGKESEFTVPIEKEVKEEQDPTKK, translated from the coding sequence ATGAAGAAACTTGTAGTTGCAAGCCTGTTAATGGCAGGTATTTTTTCGCTTAATTCTTGTGCTCGTAAAGGGTCACCAAGTGGAGGTCCAAAGGATATTGATCCTCCTGTAATGGTAGCTTCTTTTCCTGATACAATGGCTGTTAACGTTGATCCAAACTTTAAAGAAATCCGCATCGACTTTAATGAATATATTCAGTTAAAAGAGTACAATAAAAATGTAGTCATCTCACCACCATTTGAAAAAGCTCCGGTGGTGACACCATTGTCGATGGCAGCAAAAGAATTAAAAATTAAACTACAAGAACCCTTACAGCCCAATACTACATACAATATAAATTTTGGAGATGCTATTCAAGATTATAATGAAGGGAATAAGTTATCGAACTTTTCGTATGTTTTTTCAACAGGGAGCTATATCGATTCATTAAATGTAAAGGGTCGAATTTCTCCAGGAATTGATTTCGAGTTACCCAAGAAAACATTAGTCGGGTTATATAAAATCACGGAAGAATATAACGATAGTGTCATTTTAAAATCAAAACCCTATTACATTTCTCGTGCGGATGAAAATGGGAATTTTGATTTAAAGTATTTAAGCCAAGGGAAATATAAAATTATTGCTTTTGAAGATGTGATTGAAAATACAAAGTTTGATCCAGCAAAAGAGAAAGTAGCTTTTCATAATGAAATCATTGATTTAAAGGGAAATGCTTCAGTAGATTTAAAATTATTCAAACAAAAACCCAATTACCGTTTTTCAAAAGCAGAGCAAAAAGGATATGGGCACATTGTCTTTCGTACAGAAGGGGCAACACAACCTGTGACAGTATCCATTTTGGAACGTGAATTTCAAACAGCAGTAATTGATGCACATCCAGCAAATGATTCAATCAACTTTTGGTTTAATCCAAAAACGGAAGGTTTTACCAATAAGTCTGAACGTATTTCATTCGAAGTTAAACACGGCGATAAAGTAGACAAAGCAACAGTATTATATTCAAATCCAGTAAAAGAGTACGAGTTTAATTTTAAAACGATCAGCAATTTAAAATTAGCACCAACAAGCCCTTTTGAAATAGCTGGTTCAGCGCCTATTGCATCTATTGATAAATCCTTAATAAACGTATTTAAGGATACAGTTCAAATTCCGTTTGATGTACGTATTAATGAAAAGGATAAACAAATTGTTGAATTCTTATTTGAGAAGAATTTAGGTGAGAATTTTGAAATCAATGCGTATCCTAATGCTTTTAAAGATATTTTCAACACACCAAACGATACGTTGGTTTATCAATTTAAAACAGGTCAGCGAGAAGATTTTGGGAATTTAAAGGTTCGCCTTCAAAACTTACCAGAAGCACCAATTTTCTTGCAATTGATTCAGAAAAATCAAACGTATAAAGTGGTACAAGAACGAACAGGTACCTCGCGTGAGTTTGAGTTTCCTAACTTAACACCAGGCGAATATTATTTACGTGTGTTAATTGATTCCAACAATAATGGGGCATGGGATTCAGGAAATGTTTTAGATCAAATTCAACCAGAGCCTGTGTACATTTATCCGGATAAAATTCTGATCCGAGCGATGTGGGATTCAGATGAAACATGGATCATTGGTAAAGAAAGTGAATTTACAGTACCGATTGAAAAAGAAGTGAAAGAAGAGCAAGATCCAACTAAAAAATAA
- a CDS encoding DUF4270 family protein: MKKIFNILVASVLTLTVGTSVVSCNEDPIGLGGGLVGGDASGYLDSLDVIAYNSRFDSIRSDQRFLQNALLGAYEEPVFGRTQASFISQLRLTSLSPSFGKNPSVDSVQLFIPVYYNSTSDSVRVDTLNLSKPGIKPEDSDTILIRKSYRVDSIYGNRNATMTLNVKDINTVLYTDKAYYSNNNLGEDQIAVNSTVLGSASVGGRVQNITIKQKSSSSNIYEEPIGYKINLDKNYFKEKIIDNEKTGMLDDYATFIRRVIQGFQFSVEENNGFLFAFNPNDIQMRMYYSNEGSTDDAERNSSSIAFNFYNLWNATSGSNVQVNHFINSNQGADFVRNYTSPNKTEGESKLYLNGADGTRVHVKLIQDQLNALRTKKEAEGLTFIGAKLEFHIDNSYNLPKPGFIMAWNNYKKEGKVVDELFADVLEFYNSYPNNVHFNPMIGSNNYYTIDITKHFKKMLEQNEEFEDQEMIVALGNFLMGTSDTSTIFSTSPFYRNTVANPYRVVLHGNNIQDEAKKLKLKVYYTKK, from the coding sequence ATGAAAAAAATTTTTAATATCCTTGTCGCGTCCGTACTTACGCTTACAGTTGGTACTTCAGTAGTCTCTTGTAACGAAGACCCGATAGGATTAGGAGGAGGATTAGTCGGTGGAGATGCATCAGGTTATCTAGATTCATTGGACGTAATCGCTTATAATTCTCGTTTTGATTCGATTCGTTCTGATCAGCGATTTTTACAAAATGCACTTCTTGGTGCATATGAAGAACCTGTTTTTGGACGTACACAAGCGAGTTTTATTTCACAGTTACGTTTAACTTCACTTTCTCCATCATTTGGGAAAAATCCATCAGTCGATTCTGTACAATTATTTATTCCGGTGTATTATAACAGTACATCTGATTCGGTACGTGTTGATACACTTAACTTATCGAAACCAGGGATAAAACCTGAAGATTCTGATACCATCTTAATTCGTAAAAGTTACCGTGTAGATTCTATTTATGGAAATAGAAATGCAACGATGACGTTGAATGTCAAAGATATTAATACGGTTTTATATACGGATAAAGCCTATTATTCGAATAACAATTTAGGAGAAGATCAAATTGCTGTAAATTCTACAGTTTTAGGATCTGCCTCAGTTGGTGGTCGCGTGCAAAACATTACGATTAAACAAAAATCTTCATCAAGTAATATTTATGAAGAGCCAATTGGTTATAAAATTAATTTAGACAAAAACTACTTCAAAGAAAAAATTATTGATAACGAGAAGACAGGAATGTTAGATGATTATGCTACATTCATTCGTCGTGTGATTCAAGGTTTTCAATTTTCAGTAGAAGAAAATAATGGTTTCTTATTTGCTTTTAATCCAAACGATATCCAAATGAGAATGTATTATTCGAATGAAGGATCTACGGATGATGCTGAGAGAAATTCTTCAAGTATTGCATTCAATTTTTATAACTTATGGAATGCTACTTCGGGATCAAATGTTCAAGTGAATCATTTTATTAACTCAAATCAAGGGGCAGATTTCGTTAGAAATTATACTTCTCCAAATAAAACAGAAGGAGAAAGTAAATTATACTTGAATGGAGCTGACGGAACACGTGTTCATGTGAAATTGATTCAAGATCAGTTGAATGCTTTAAGAACCAAAAAAGAAGCGGAAGGCTTAACATTTATTGGAGCAAAATTAGAATTCCATATCGATAACTCTTATAATTTACCAAAACCAGGATTTATCATGGCTTGGAATAATTATAAAAAAGAAGGTAAAGTGGTTGATGAATTGTTTGCAGATGTATTAGAATTTTATAATTCTTATCCAAATAATGTTCACTTTAACCCAATGATTGGAAGTAATAATTACTATACCATTGATATTACGAAACACTTCAAAAAAATGCTAGAGCAGAATGAAGAATTCGAAGATCAAGAAATGATTGTTGCATTAGGAAATTTCTTAATGGGTACTAGTGATACATCAACAATATTCTCGACAAGTCCTTTCTACAGAAACACTGTAGCTAACCCTTACCGCGTAGTTTTACATGGTAATAATATTCAGGATGAAGCGAAAAAATTGAAACTTAAAGTTTATTATACAAAAAAATAA
- the glmS gene encoding glutamine--fructose-6-phosphate transaminase (isomerizing), protein MCGIVGYIGHREAYPIIVNGLKRLEYRGYDSAGLVLSTNQGFQLVKTKGKVVDLEDKASGLDKTPNIGIGHTRWATHGVPNDVNSHPHLSNNGRLVIVHNGIIENYESIKQLLTDKGYTFHSDTDTEVLVNFIQLFQEEHNLNLTDAVRMALNEVIGAYAIAVLDKEDPDTFVVGRLGSPLAIGIGENEFFVASDASPFIEFTKDAIYLEDGDMATIRLGEEVDIRTIQNNEPVPLDVQELQLNIEAIEKGGYDNFMLKEINEQPRSIRDTMRGRLLVNEGVIKMAGIWDNQEKFLKAKRIIIVACGTSYHAGLVAEYMIEDFARIPVEVEYASEFRYRNPIIKKSDIVIAISQSGETADTLAALKLAKEKGAFIFGINNVVGSSIARITDAGAYTHAGPEIGVASTKAFTAQLTILALIALKLGKHNGELSAEKFNLLTRELERIPDLVQQILDNCEGVVDAIAEKYKDNRNAIYLGRGYNYPSALEGALKLKEISYIHAEGYPAAEMKHGPIALLDENMPVIVIATKKGYYEKVVSNIQEIKSRSAKVIAIVNEGDEQVTAMADDVVVIPETAEEFSPILTAIPLQLLSYWIAVKLGKNVDQPRNLAKSVTVE, encoded by the coding sequence ATGTGTGGTATTGTAGGTTATATAGGGCATAGAGAGGCTTACCCTATTATCGTTAACGGATTAAAAAGACTTGAATATAGAGGTTATGATAGTGCAGGACTTGTATTATCTACGAATCAAGGATTTCAGTTGGTGAAAACCAAAGGTAAAGTTGTTGACTTAGAGGATAAAGCTTCAGGATTAGATAAAACGCCAAATATTGGTATTGGTCACACTCGTTGGGCAACTCACGGTGTTCCAAATGATGTAAACTCACATCCACATTTATCCAACAATGGTCGTTTAGTGATTGTTCACAATGGAATCATTGAAAACTATGAGTCAATTAAGCAGTTATTAACTGATAAAGGATATACATTCCATAGCGATACGGATACAGAAGTTTTAGTTAACTTCATTCAATTATTTCAAGAAGAGCACAACTTAAATTTAACGGACGCTGTTCGTATGGCTTTAAATGAAGTTATTGGAGCATATGCCATCGCTGTATTAGATAAAGAAGATCCTGATACTTTTGTAGTAGGACGTTTAGGAAGTCCATTAGCTATTGGTATTGGTGAAAACGAATTTTTTGTTGCATCGGATGCTTCTCCATTTATCGAGTTTACAAAAGACGCGATTTATTTAGAAGATGGTGATATGGCTACTATTCGCTTAGGTGAGGAAGTTGATATCAGAACAATTCAAAATAATGAGCCTGTTCCATTAGATGTACAAGAATTACAATTAAATATTGAAGCGATTGAAAAAGGTGGATACGATAATTTCATGTTAAAAGAAATTAACGAACAACCTCGATCTATTCGTGATACAATGCGTGGACGATTATTGGTAAATGAAGGTGTTATTAAAATGGCCGGAATTTGGGATAATCAAGAGAAATTCTTAAAAGCAAAACGAATCATTATCGTTGCTTGTGGAACATCTTACCATGCAGGTTTAGTGGCTGAGTATATGATTGAGGATTTTGCTCGTATTCCAGTAGAAGTGGAATATGCTTCAGAATTCCGTTACCGTAACCCAATCATTAAGAAAAGTGATATTGTAATCGCTATTTCTCAATCTGGAGAAACGGCTGATACTCTAGCAGCATTAAAATTAGCGAAGGAAAAAGGTGCTTTTATCTTTGGTATTAATAACGTGGTAGGATCTTCTATCGCTCGTATTACAGATGCAGGCGCATATACACATGCAGGACCAGAGATTGGAGTTGCTTCTACAAAAGCTTTCACTGCTCAATTAACAATTTTAGCTTTAATTGCATTAAAATTAGGAAAACATAACGGAGAATTATCAGCTGAGAAATTCAACTTATTAACTCGCGAATTAGAGCGTATTCCTGATTTAGTTCAACAAATCTTAGACAATTGTGAAGGGGTTGTAGATGCTATTGCAGAAAAATACAAAGACAACCGAAATGCAATTTATTTAGGTCGTGGATACAATTATCCATCAGCTTTAGAAGGAGCATTAAAATTAAAAGAGATTTCTTATATCCATGCAGAAGGTTACCCAGCTGCTGAGATGAAACATGGACCAATCGCTTTATTAGATGAGAATATGCCTGTTATCGTTATTGCAACGAAAAAAGGATATTACGAAAAAGTGGTTTCTAACATCCAAGAAATCAAGTCACGTTCGGCAAAAGTTATTGCAATTGTAAACGAAGGTGACGAACAAGTAACAGCAATGGCAGATGATGTTGTCGTAATCCCAGAAACGGCAGAGGAATTCTCTCCAATTCTTACAGCGATTCCATTACAATTATTATCATACTGGATTGCAGTGAAGCTAGGTAAAAATGTGGATCAACCACGTAACTTGGCAAAATCAGTAACTGTTGAATAA
- a CDS encoding riboflavin synthase gives MFTGIVEGTGKVIAIEQDQSNIHFWIQSDFTAELKIDQSVAHNGVCLTVVDFREDQYKVTAIQETLNKTNLGDLRVGDLINLERCLQFNGRIDGHIVQGHVDQTGIVKSIVNSDGSYVITVNYNEELYGNVTVEKGSICLNGISLTVLDSSVGEFSVAIIPYTWEFTNLHQLAEGDTVNLEFDILGKYIKRLMHK, from the coding sequence ATGTTTACAGGAATAGTAGAAGGTACAGGGAAAGTAATTGCCATTGAACAAGATCAATCCAATATTCACTTTTGGATTCAATCTGATTTTACAGCAGAGTTAAAAATTGATCAAAGTGTAGCACACAATGGAGTATGCCTTACTGTGGTAGATTTTCGAGAAGATCAATACAAAGTTACAGCCATTCAAGAAACATTAAATAAAACCAATTTAGGAGATCTTAGAGTAGGTGATTTAATCAATTTAGAACGTTGTTTACAATTCAATGGACGTATCGATGGTCATATTGTTCAAGGTCATGTGGATCAGACGGGTATTGTAAAAAGCATTGTAAACAGCGATGGAAGTTATGTAATCACGGTCAATTATAATGAAGAATTGTATGGTAATGTAACTGTAGAAAAAGGTTCAATTTGTTTAAACGGTATTAGTTTAACTGTTTTGGATAGTTCAGTAGGAGAATTCTCTGTTGCAATCATTCCTTATACTTGGGAGTTTACGAATTTACATCAGTTGGCTGAAGGAGATACTGTAAATTTAGAATTTGATATTTTAGGAAAGTACATCAAAAGATTAATGCATAAATAA
- a CDS encoding lysylphosphatidylglycerol synthase transmembrane domain-containing protein produces MKGKWKQSLFLIFASLLAVFFIVITVKQIDFGRVQNALKEANYFWIFASMAISIYSYWLRAARWNLLLHPMGYHTQTQSGFWAIAFAYFMNLTIPRSGEVARATSMYKMEKVPFEKSFGTIVLERVIDLMFLGLVFGLTLLFNYDTLMQFFELGNQAQAKTPIKEPSYTKFYVVGASLFIGGILILSFWKKLIQTTVFQKIITFLKGLWEGILSISKLQKRGLFVFYSFAIWISYFLMTFLVFYAFPDTAHFGIPEGLFLLIAGSLGMILPVSGGLAYPYIMSIAFSAIYLATGGLQSEGRAIGDYFGLILYIAQVISMISFGLISMVMIGRISSRSKKAV; encoded by the coding sequence ATGAAGGGCAAATGGAAACAATCGCTCTTTCTAATCTTTGCTTCATTGTTAGCGGTATTTTTTATCGTTATAACAGTGAAGCAAATTGATTTTGGGAGAGTTCAAAACGCTTTAAAAGAAGCGAATTATTTTTGGATATTTGCCTCGATGGCTATTAGTATTTATTCGTATTGGCTTCGTGCCGCACGATGGAATCTACTTTTGCATCCCATGGGGTATCATACCCAAACCCAATCCGGATTTTGGGCCATTGCTTTTGCTTATTTCATGAACCTTACGATACCTCGCAGTGGAGAAGTTGCACGTGCTACATCCATGTACAAAATGGAAAAGGTGCCTTTTGAAAAATCATTTGGTACAATTGTATTAGAGCGCGTCATCGATTTAATGTTTTTAGGACTTGTATTTGGGTTAACGCTTCTTTTCAATTACGATACTCTAATGCAGTTTTTTGAATTAGGGAATCAAGCCCAAGCTAAAACGCCAATTAAAGAACCATCATACACCAAATTTTATGTGGTGGGTGCAAGTCTATTTATTGGTGGAATCCTTATTCTTTCCTTTTGGAAAAAATTAATTCAAACTACCGTTTTCCAAAAAATTATTACATTTTTAAAAGGTCTTTGGGAAGGCATTCTATCCATTTCTAAACTTCAAAAAAGGGGACTTTTCGTCTTCTATTCTTTTGCCATATGGATCAGTTATTTTCTAATGACCTTTCTGGTCTTTTATGCATTTCCTGATACAGCACATTTTGGAATCCCTGAAGGATTATTTCTTTTAATAGCTGGATCATTAGGGATGATATTACCCGTTTCTGGAGGATTGGCTTATCCGTATATTATGTCCATCGCATTTTCCGCTATTTACTTGGCAACTGGAGGTCTTCAAAGTGAAGGGCGAGCAATCGGAGATTATTTCGGATTAATCCTTTATATCGCTCAAGTAATTTCGATGATTTCTTTTGGATTAATTTCGATGGTGATGATTGGTCGAATTAGCTCGCGATCTAAGAAGGCTGTTTAG
- a CDS encoding glycogen/starch synthase produces MEGKRILYVTTEMTPYFPENPMSSQALELPKVMQSNGADVRIFMPKFGVINERRHQLHEVIRLSGMNMIVNDLDQPLIIKVASVPGERLQVYFIDNEEYFKRKEVYTDKDGVLCSDNDERAIFFAKGVLETVKKLNWKPDVVHVMGWMSSLLPVYLKKYYADDPFFSDSKVVVSIFDNGFEGELDQNLVEKLTFDEVEGDIKKYLEKPTHLGMIQASLQYADAVAKGEEVIPQDVKEYIESQNISLLDYYDKDQVKEVYNNFYIEEVMNSN; encoded by the coding sequence ATGGAAGGAAAACGCATATTATATGTAACAACAGAAATGACTCCTTATTTTCCTGAAAATCCGATGTCATCACAAGCATTAGAATTACCAAAAGTAATGCAAAGTAATGGAGCTGATGTACGAATCTTTATGCCAAAATTTGGTGTGATCAACGAAAGAAGACATCAATTACACGAAGTGATTCGTCTTTCAGGAATGAATATGATTGTTAATGACTTAGACCAACCTTTGATCATTAAAGTAGCATCTGTTCCAGGAGAAAGGTTACAAGTTTATTTCATTGATAATGAGGAATATTTTAAACGCAAAGAAGTGTATACCGATAAGGATGGCGTTTTATGTTCGGATAACGATGAACGTGCAATTTTCTTTGCAAAAGGTGTTTTAGAAACGGTTAAAAAATTAAATTGGAAACCAGATGTGGTTCATGTAATGGGTTGGATGTCAAGCTTATTGCCAGTTTATTTGAAAAAATATTACGCAGATGATCCATTTTTTAGCGATTCTAAAGTTGTAGTTTCTATCTTTGATAATGGCTTTGAAGGTGAGCTTGATCAAAATTTAGTCGAAAAATTAACGTTTGATGAGGTAGAAGGAGATATTAAAAAATATTTAGAAAAACCGACTCACTTAGGAATGATTCAAGCTTCTTTACAATATGCAGATGCAGTTGCAAAAGGAGAAGAGGTTATTCCACAAGATGTAAAAGAATACATCGAAAGTCAAAACATCTCGTTGTTAGATTATTATGATAAAGACCAAGTAAAAGAGGTTTATAATAATTTCTACATCGAAGAAGTGATGAATTCAAATTAA
- the panC gene encoding pantoate--beta-alanine ligase: MIVFTEKEKLTPFIQNLKDEGKTIGFLPTMGALHEGHLSLAKASIQENDYTVVSIFVNPTQFNNLEDLEKYPRTEEKDIELLTSIGVDYVYLPSVADLYTEGEVAKKYDFGGIEHVMEGEFRPGHFDGVATVVGKLLRAVNPNRAYFGEKDFQQIRIVQEMVKQEQIDVTIVPMPIFRAETGLALSSRNMRLTPENLEAAPFIFQVLKEAGELKNQGQTPAEVKAYVEESFAQSPFELEYFEITDEEKLQPISTFKSDVKARGFVVAYAGDIRLIDNIQF; this comes from the coding sequence ATGATTGTATTTACCGAAAAGGAAAAATTAACTCCTTTTATTCAGAATTTAAAAGACGAAGGTAAAACTATCGGATTTTTGCCTACTATGGGCGCATTGCACGAAGGTCACTTATCTTTAGCAAAAGCATCAATCCAGGAAAATGATTATACTGTAGTCAGCATATTCGTTAATCCTACACAATTCAACAACCTTGAAGATTTAGAAAAATATCCTCGAACGGAAGAAAAGGACATTGAATTATTAACTTCTATTGGAGTTGATTACGTTTATTTACCATCAGTCGCTGATCTATATACAGAAGGCGAAGTGGCTAAAAAATATGATTTTGGAGGAATTGAACATGTCATGGAAGGTGAATTCCGTCCTGGTCATTTCGATGGTGTTGCAACTGTCGTAGGGAAATTATTACGCGCCGTAAACCCAAATCGTGCCTATTTTGGTGAAAAGGATTTTCAACAAATTCGCATTGTACAAGAAATGGTCAAACAAGAGCAAATTGATGTTACCATTGTACCAATGCCAATTTTTCGTGCTGAAACAGGTTTAGCATTAAGTTCTCGTAACATGCGACTAACGCCTGAAAATTTAGAAGCTGCCCCTTTCATCTTTCAAGTATTGAAAGAAGCCGGTGAACTAAAAAATCAAGGACAAACGCCTGCTGAAGTGAAAGCCTATGTTGAAGAATCATTTGCACAATCGCCATTTGAATTAGAGTATTTTGAAATTACAGACGAAGAAAAATTACAGCCTATTTCGACATTCAAATCGGATGTAAAAGCAAGAGGATTTGTAGTGGCTTATGCCGGAGATATTCGTTTGATAGACAATATTCAATTCTAA